AGCCCCACATACTGCTGCACTTCATACTGCCAACCTCCGCCTTTGCGCACACGTTCATCACTCGCCGTGCGCGTCGTCCCGGACGATCGAAACGAGATTCCCGTACCCCGCGGTTCCCCAGGCCGCCGCGGCAGGCTTTGTACTTACACGATTCGACGCTGCGGCGTAGGCTGCTAGGAGCGTGGGCGCATGTGGCCGCCGCGGCAGGCTTTGTACTTACACGATTCGACGGAGAGTCAAGCGAGTAATCTCAGAAAATGCGTAACCGTTGTCAGTGATGCTGTTTGCCCTTTTTCATTACCATGGTAATGTCATTGCATGACGCTGGCTCGCTCCAAGCTGACCGCGCAGGGACAGATCTCTGTTCCTGCCGAAATCCGGCGCCGACTGGGGATCGGACCGGGTGCGATCCTTGAGTGGGACGAGGAGGATGGGGTGATCGTCGTGCGCAGGGCTGGTAGCTCAACGTCCGAGGATGTTCACGAGGCAGTATTCGGGGACGAGGTTCCCAACCGGCATTCGCTCGAGGACATGGAGCGGGGGATCAAACAGCACGTATCCGAAAAGCATGCGCGCA
The nucleotide sequence above comes from Pseudomonadota bacterium. Encoded proteins:
- a CDS encoding AbrB/MazE/SpoVT family DNA-binding domain-containing protein; the encoded protein is MTLARSKLTAQGQISVPAEIRRRLGIGPGAILEWDEEDGVIVVRRAGSSTSEDVHEAVFGDEVPNRHSLEDMERGIKQHVSEKHARTKRANKKHARR